GAGACTGGGGGCCATCAGACAGAGCCTTGGCAGGATTCGGATGCACTTCCATCATGAGGCCGTCAGCTCCTGCCGCAATCGAGGCAAAGGCCATGGGCTTCACCATGCGCCACTTGCCTGTGCCGTGGCTGGGGTCAACGATGATGGGCAGATGGGAAAGATGCTTCACTGCAGCCACAGCGCTGAGGTCAAGGGTATTCCTGGTATAAGTCTCATAAGTGCGGATGCCGCGCTCACAGAGCACCACGTTGGGGTTGCCCTCGTTCATGATGTACTCGGCGGCATTGAGCCACTCTTCAAGGGTAGCCGCCAGGCCGCGCTTCAGCAGCACCGGCTTGTCGCACTTGCCCACAGCCTTCAGCAGGCCGAAGTTCTGCATATTGCGGGCCCCCACCTGCAGCACATCTGCATAATGAGCCACCCTTTCCACAGCTTCTACCACTGTGACCTCGGTAACCACCTTGAGGCCGGTGCGCTCCCGGGCCTCAGCCAGATACTCCAGCCCCTTTTCCTCCAGCCCTTGGAAGGAATAGGGGGAAGTGCGGGGCTTGTAGGCGCCCCCCCGCAGGAACTGGGCACCGCCCTTTTTCACTATTTCCGCAGCCTCAAAAAGCTGCTCCTTGGACTCCACGGCACAGGGTCCTGCCATGACCACAGGCACTTCCCCGCCGATTTCCACGTCTCCTACCATCACGCTGCTGGACTTGGGGTGGAACTCACGGCTGGCCAGCTTGTAGCTCTTGGAAATGGACACGCTGGTCTCCACCCCAGGCAGTGCATCCACAGGCACAGAGGCCAGCCGGCTCTTATCGCCGATAACGCCCACGATTTTCTGCTGGGCCCCCTCCATCACTTTGGCCTCAAGGCCTGCTCCTTCGATGGCTTCAATGACGCCTTTGATATGCTCGGCGGTTGCCTCCGGATTCATGATAATGACCATTTATTTATTTCCCCCTCATTTATTTCTCTATTACTTGTTTGCTGCTGAAAACACCGGAAAGGGCCCCAGCTTCTTCAGCCAGATGCTCTTTTTTTCTACCTCATACAGAGATTCCAGCAGGGCTGCCGGACTGCAGGTATCCACTTCCAGATCGAAGAAGAAGATATATGCTCCCAGCACTGTGCGGGCAGGACGGGACTCAATGCGAGTCATGTTGACCCCCCGACGGGCAAATTCTCCCAATACCTCGTAAAGGGCACCTGATTTGGAACCATCTATCTGGCAGATAACCAGCATCTTTTGCTCCACATCTTCAGGTACTGTCATCTTTTCACTTGCTTCCCCCTGCTTCTCCACCAGGAAAAAGCGGGTGCAGTTGGCCATATTGTCCTGTATCTCCCGAGCCAAAGGCGTGAGGCCGTAAAGCTGCCCTGCCCGGGCAGGGCAGATAGCAGCCCAGCCCAGGAAAGCCGGCTCCTCTCCCACCAGCTCTGCGGCTCTGGCGGTGCTGGTGGTCTTGATGATTTCCGCCTGGGGATAGTGCTGCCGCAGGAAATTGCGGCACTGGGAAATAGGCTGGGGATGGGAATAGATGCGGCTGACCTCTTCCGGCTTGCATTTTGCCATCAGCTGGTTGTGCACCGGCCAGATAAGCTCCCTGGTCACCGTAAGGGAAGAACTTCCCGCCAGAGTGTCCAAAGTGATGCTGATGACTCCCTCCAGGGAATTTTCCACCGGCACCAGGGCCATATCCACCTCGCCATCTTCCACCGCCTGCAGGCAGTCAAAGATGTCAGGCTCCATAACCAGTTCCACATCCTGCATCTGTTCCGACAGATAGAAGCCCGCCGCCTCGCTGTGGGTTCCCCGGGGGCCTAAAACGCCCATAGTTGCCAAGCTATCCCCTCCTTGCAGGCAATAGAATAAGCCTGCTGATAAAGTACATTTATCTTAACACAGGCTTTCATATTTAACAAGAATTATTTAGATTTTATTTCAAAAAGTATTTGCAGGGCGTACAACTGCAAATCAATCCACCTGAAAATTAGCCAGTTCCGGACAAAGATCGGCAATGGAGGTTTCCAGCTCTGACTTGGGACTCAGCACATCTATGACGGGCTTCATTACCCGCTGGAATTCTTCATCATCCTGCATAAGGGTGAGAATGGCACTGGTGTTGATGGCATCATCTAAAGCCGTATGAGCCGTACCTTCAAAGTCCTTGTTCATGGCTCCCAAAGCGTGCTTCAGTGCCAGGCTGTTGTGCAGGCCGATGCGGTCATCAAAGGCCTTCTGCAAATCCACCCAGCGGCTGTCCAGCCAATTCGTGTCGAAATCCTCCAGCTTCAGGCGGCATTCCTTCCTGAGCTGCTTGATATCAGACATGCTCCAGGAATAGATTTTTGTGTCCCCTTCTCCAATCCAATCCACAAAGGACTTGAAAGCCTCGCCAAAGTGGGCACTGCCGGCCACCATTTCCTGAGTGATGCCCGTGAGCTCAGTGATGTGTTTTCTGATGGAGCCGTACTCCGGCGCCACATAGCAGCGGAACTTGTCCTCCTGCTGATAGTTCTCATCCAGCCGCACGGCCCCAATCTCGATGATCTCCCCGCTGAGCCGCTTCCTGATTTCCTTGTATTCCCTGTCCACGGGATTCATTTCCAAATCCACTACCACATGCTTCATTGTGTTACCCCTTCTGTTTCGTTCATTTATCTGCTACATATATTTTACTTGATTGGAGAGAATCCTTCAATAGAAAAAAGCCCCCGCACAGGGCGAGGGCAGAAGGTTCACTTCAGCTTAAAAGTGAGAGAACGCTGGCACGATTGTGGTTCTGCATCTTCGTGGCGAAGAGTGCCAACTGGTTCTGCACATCAGCGCTCTTCAGTTTTGTCACCTCAGCCGCGATATCCGTGTCTCCCATGGTGGAAGCAGAATCATACAGGCTGGTTTCCTGAGTGGTGTAGTTGGCAGACTGGTAATCCAGCCCCTGCTCCTCCGAGCCCAGGGTAGCAGCCTGGTCAAGGGCAGTGTTAAGAGCCGCATCCACTTTATCCAGAGCCGAAGCAATGGATTTTGAATCCGTCAGGTTGATAGTGGACTTGCCTTCACTGTCCGTCAGGCCCAACCCCTTGGAACTAAGGTCACCAAGCTGGACATTCTTGTAGCCGTCTGCACCGGCCACAGTGACGGTCTGCTCACCATTCAGAAGCTGCTTGCCATTGTAGGTAGCAGAGCTGACCGTATCATCAATGGAAGCGATGGTCTGATCCACGGATTTCTGCAGGGTAGCCAGGTCCGAATCCCCATTGGTGCCGTTTGCTGCCTGAAGCAGTTTCTCCCGAAGGCCTGAGAGAGCATTGACCACATTATCC
This genomic interval from Selenomonas sp. AB3002 contains the following:
- a CDS encoding 3'-5' exonuclease — its product is MKHVVVDLEMNPVDREYKEIRKRLSGEIIEIGAVRLDENYQQEDKFRCYVAPEYGSIRKHITELTGITQEMVAGSAHFGEAFKSFVDWIGEGDTKIYSWSMSDIKQLRKECRLKLEDFDTNWLDSRWVDLQKAFDDRIGLHNSLALKHALGAMNKDFEGTAHTALDDAINTSAILTLMQDDEEFQRVMKPVIDVLSPKSELETSIADLCPELANFQVD
- a CDS encoding flagellin, whose product is MTIGGVNSLSTLNSTHKAMQSSMAKIATGSKFPSAANGPAEYGILQRMYSNAGAISQSNANTQTASSMLKTASGATDNVVNALSGLREKLLQAANGTNGDSDLATLQKSVDQTIASIDDTVSSATYNGKQLLNGEQTVTVAGADGYKNVQLGDLSSKGLGLTDSEGKSTINLTDSKSIASALDKVDAALNTALDQAATLGSEEQGLDYQSANYTTQETSLYDSASTMGDTDIAAEVTKLKSADVQNQLALFATKMQNHNRASVLSLLS
- the aroF gene encoding 3-deoxy-7-phosphoheptulonate synthase, with the protein product MVIIMNPEATAEHIKGVIEAIEGAGLEAKVMEGAQQKIVGVIGDKSRLASVPVDALPGVETSVSISKSYKLASREFHPKSSSVMVGDVEIGGEVPVVMAGPCAVESKEQLFEAAEIVKKGGAQFLRGGAYKPRTSPYSFQGLEEKGLEYLAEARERTGLKVVTEVTVVEAVERVAHYADVLQVGARNMQNFGLLKAVGKCDKPVLLKRGLAATLEEWLNAAEYIMNEGNPNVVLCERGIRTYETYTRNTLDLSAVAAVKHLSHLPIIVDPSHGTGKWRMVKPMAFASIAAGADGLMMEVHPNPAKALSDGPQSLTPENYYEVMAGVKKLSGFMTREGIEPMNLQ
- the pheA gene encoding prephenate dehydratase, which codes for MGVLGPRGTHSEAAGFYLSEQMQDVELVMEPDIFDCLQAVEDGEVDMALVPVENSLEGVISITLDTLAGSSSLTVTRELIWPVHNQLMAKCKPEEVSRIYSHPQPISQCRNFLRQHYPQAEIIKTTSTARAAELVGEEPAFLGWAAICPARAGQLYGLTPLAREIQDNMANCTRFFLVEKQGEASEKMTVPEDVEQKMLVICQIDGSKSGALYEVLGEFARRGVNMTRIESRPARTVLGAYIFFFDLEVDTCSPAALLESLYEVEKKSIWLKKLGPFPVFSAANK